AGCATCGCGGGCCTGGGATGATATTTTTCAACTGCACGGCGATATTATAGGTCGGAAAAAACCAATAATTGTAAAGGCAAACTTGGGTACAAAGGGCGTTTTTCAAAGGTTACGCACCGGTCCTTACTCAACGTTTTCTCAAGCAGTTGAGATTTGCAAACAACTTCGAACTCGAAACCAAAGCTGCTTCGTCATTAAAAGCCGTTTATAGTTTTTCTGGCAATTTGATCCAACGGATGGATCAGTTGTGAGATACGGGTTACCGAAGGCTAGTCTCCATGGGTTCTTGCATATTGCACCCAATTCATGTCCAAATTTGTTTGACAGATTTTCATCTAGGGGGAATATCATACCGCTGGTGGCCGGATGAATTGACCGATGCGGTTCCTTCTGCGACTATAGCAGTATGGCTGATCCTCTTAACATAACGCCTATTTCAGGAGCGCTTGGAGCACGTGTCAACGGTTTGAACCTGGCAAGTAGGTTAGATCTGCGAATAACCGATTTATTGAAAGAAGCGCTCCTCAAATATCTGGTTTTAGTTTTCCCAAACCAAAAGCTTACACCGAAAGTGCAACTTAAAATTGCACGAAAGTTTGGTAGGCCAGACATCTATCCGTTTCTAGATGGAATAGATGGGCACCCAGAGGTCATTGAAATATTAAAAACACCAAAAGATAAAATTAATTTTGGTGTTCATTGGCATTCTGACACTACTTATATGGAAAGACCAAACATGGCGACGCTTCTTTACGCCATCGATGTCCCGAGATATGGCGGTGATACTCTATTCGCTAACATGTACAAAGCATACGATGCACTCTCACCAGGATTGAAGGCTATGCTCCACCAGGTCAAGGCACACTACAGCTCTGCTCAGAAAAACATTGGTGGTCGAAATGCCAAAATGAAAAACTTAACTGGTATGAATAAGGCGTATACCGAAACTCAGGCTATAGAGGCGATTCATCCGGTTATACGCACACATCCGGAAACTGGGCGAAAAGCCCTCTATGTGAATTTCTCTCATACGACTAATTTTGCGGGCATGACACCAGAAGAAACACTTCCAATATTACGTTACCTTACTACTCATGCCGTGCGCCCCGAATTTACTTGCAGGCTCCGATGGAAACAAGGTGATCTAGTAATATGGGACAACAGATGCACCCAACATAAAGCAATTAATGATTACCAGGGTCAACGTCGTCAAATGCATAGAATTACTCTAAAAGGTAGCCGACCAAATTAAAATTTTTTTCCTACCACCATTTGAAAATAATGATTTCTAAAAGGGCACTTACCGACTCTGCCAAAGGGTCAATTCTCAGACCATCTTGGAACAATGCTAAATACTGAGTAACTCAAAGAAGGCGTCTGCACATCATATATGGTTCTTTTATTTTTTTATCGATAATATCAGAATGTGGCCTGAATTGATTACCCCAATACGGCATAAATTTATGAGGCAAATCAGATATTTGTGTTCTAATTCAATTAATAAAGCTCATGGTACAAAAAACTACTTCTAAAAATAAGAAAAATCGCAATACTAATTCACGCAAGTTAGGTTGACCCAACCCTACTTTGGGCGATACCGCAACATTATATCGATCGGGGAAGATATCATGACAGAACGCATAAATGTAGCTGGATTGAAAGTTGCAGCCGAAC
This genomic stretch from Pseudomonadota bacterium harbors:
- a CDS encoding TauD/TfdA family dioxygenase yields the protein MADPLNITPISGALGARVNGLNLASRLDLRITDLLKEALLKYLVLVFPNQKLTPKVQLKIARKFGRPDIYPFLDGIDGHPEVIEILKTPKDKINFGVHWHSDTTYMERPNMATLLYAIDVPRYGGDTLFANMYKAYDALSPGLKAMLHQVKAHYSSAQKNIGGRNAKMKNLTGMNKAYTETQAIEAIHPVIRTHPETGRKALYVNFSHTTNFAGMTPEETLPILRYLTTHAVRPEFTCRLRWKQGDLVIWDNRCTQHKAINDYQGQRRQMHRITLKGSRPN